A section of the Castanea sativa cultivar Marrone di Chiusa Pesio chromosome 12, ASM4071231v1 genome encodes:
- the LOC142620580 gene encoding protein FAR1-RELATED SEQUENCE 5-like yields the protein MSDVQAFATDLAYASRIKPKEIHELMSREASGMANFGYTEIDQKNYLQTRRQQSLIYGEAGSLLRYFQQQLVHNPSFHYVVQLDIEEQITNIFWPDVKVTIDYAHFGDVFSFDNTFGTNKEFRPLAGFIGFNHHSETVIFGAALLYDEKVESFK from the coding sequence ATGTCTGATGTCCAAGCTTTTGCTACTGATTTAGCTTATGCTTCTAGAATTAAGCCTAAGGAGATACATGAGTTAATGAGTAGAGAGGCTAGTGGAATGGCTAATTTTGGCTACACTGAAATTGATCAAAAAAACTATCTTCAAACTAGACGACAACAAAGCTTGATATATGGTGAAGCCGGTAGTTTATTAAGGTATTTTCAACAACAATTGGTTCATAATCCATCATTCCATTATGTTGTACAGTTGGATATTGAGGAGCAAATAACTAATATATTTTGGCCTGATGTTAAAGTGACAATTGATTATGCCCATTTTGGtgatgtttttagttttgacaATACATTTGGCACAAACAAAGAATTTAGGCCTTTAGCTGGGTTTATTGGTTTCAATCACCATAGCGAGACGGTGATTTTTGGGGCTGCACTTTTATACGATGAGAAAGTTGAATCATTCAAATGA